The genomic window TAAATGTTCTTTTATTGGCTTCTGGAAAGACTCTTTCAGACATAAAAAGTTTTCAATTTGATGCGAGAGAGATAACTGTAATAAATGGAAAAAATCGGGTTAAAGATTATAATGTAAAGGCTATATTTCCTGATCTCATAAAAAAAGAGATTATCTTCCCTGAAGAGAATAAAGGTGAGATATACATATATAATAAAAATAAAAAAATTGTATACCTTCCACTTTTTGAGCAGAGTTATGAGGAAGAACTTGATGATGAGGAAAACTATATTATAAAAGTTATAAAAGATATAAAGATCAAAGAGCAGAAAGATTCTAGATTTAAGCGAGATTTTTACAGCGGTAAAGTAAAAGAAATAGAATATGAGAGTGGCTTAAGAATAGTATTTGAAAAATTAGAGGAGATAAAGGGATATTATTTTCCTGTACAAATAACCGTTTATGATGGCGACTCCAAGATAGCTGAAATTATGCTGAAAAAAATAATAATCAATCCTGAATTTAAAAGCAATGAGTTTAAAATATAGATGAAATTTTTAAGTAGTGATGGCATAATTATAAAAAAACTAGACTACGGAGAAGCAGATAGATTGATAACTATTTTCAGTCGCAGTTATGGCAAGATACAGCTTAGCATAAAAGGAATAAGGAAGTCCAAAAGACGAGACAGAAATGCAGTAGAACTTTTGGCCCTTTCTAAGTTTATCTTTTATAGAAAAGGTGAAAGACTTATAACGACAAACTTTGATTTAATTGATTCATTTTGGGGTATAAGAAACACGATTAAAAATATAGAAATAACAATGTACATTCTATCAGTTCTAAACAATATCTTAGTAGAAAATCAGAGGAGAAGTGTCCTTTATGATTATTTTTTAAAGGTTATAAATTATTTAAATAAAAGTGACAGTGAAATAAAAAATCATTTGCTTGTTTGCCACTTTTTAAATAAGGTGATACAGGAGGAAGGGATTGCTTTTGAATTATCAGAAGGTGAGTATTTTGACGTAGAAAATTCAAAGTTCAGTAATAATTCAGGAACTTTTTTTTTAAAATTGTCTAAATTAGAAAAAAACATATTGGAAAATATATCGGGTGAAAAGTCAGATGGTGTTTTGAAAGAGATAAGGGATATTACAGTGATAAGAAAAGTAATAAATATATTGGAAAAATATATAAATTATCATCTCCATACTAGTCTCGATTTCAAACATTTTTTAGGGGAGGATTTAAAAAATGATAAATATAGTTAAAATAACGGATTACATTTCAAAGGACCTAATAAACCTAGATCTTAAAGCTGGAAGCAAATCTGAGGTAATAAAAGAGCTGTCTGCTCTGATCGGAAAATCTGATACAATAACTGATACCGCAGTAACCCATAAAGCTCTTGTAGAGAGAGAGGAATTAGGAAGTACAGGAATAGGGAAAAAAGTAGCTATTCCCCATGCAAAAACAGATGCGGCAGAAAAACTGACAATAGCTTTTGGAATAAGTAAAAAAGGAGTTGATTTTGACTCCCTTGATGAAGAAGATGTAAAAATGTTTTTTGTTTTTGCTTCGCCTCTCAGAGACAGTCAGGTATATCTGAAAGTTTTGGCTAGAATTTCGAGATTGATCAGAAACGAAGAATTCAGAAATAAACTCTTGGCAGTAAAAACTCCAGAAGAGGTACTAGAGTGCATCGAAGAAGAAGAGAATATTTAGGTGATTTTATATGAAATGTCCATTTTGTGATTCAGAGAACACAAGAGTAGCAGACAGCAGAGCATACTCAGAAGGCTATTCTATAAAAAGAAGACGTGAGTGCAATTCTTGTGGGAAAAGATTTACTACCTATGAGAAGGTGGAGGAGACACCTTTTTATGTGGTAAAAAAAGATAAAAGCAGAGAAAGATTTGACAGTGAAAAACTCATGAGTGGACTCCTTAGGGCTACAGTCAAGAGAAATATAAGCAGAGAAGAGTTGGAAGTTTTTTTGATGGATGTGGAAAAAACTATCCATAACTCACTTAAAAATGAAATAACAACTCAAGAATTAGGAGAACTGATAATGGAAAAATTAAAACATTTTGATGAAGTGGCATATGTGAGATTTGCTTCTGTGTATATGGAATTTGATGACATAAAATCTTTCATTGAAATAGTAGAAGATATAAAAAGAAAGTAGGGATTTTTTTAATGCTAAAGATACTTGTTGTTCATGGAGTCAACCTGAATTTTTTGGGGACGAGAGAACCTAAAATATACGGAACTCTGACTCTAGGAGATATAAATTCAAAAATAAAAGAGAGAGCTTTAGAGTACGGTTTTGAAATAGAGATATTTCAGTCAAACCATGAAGGGGAGATCGTGGACAAGATACAGGAACACTTTCAAAAGAGTGATTATCTTGTCATCAATCCGGCTGCATTCACACACTACAGCATTGCTATAAGGGATGCTATTTTGGCTACTGGAATAAAGACTATAGAGGTTCACCTTTCTAATGTCCACAGCAGGGAAGATTTTAGAAAGAAATCTGTAATAGCAGACATTGCTGTAGGACAGATAGCAGGATTTTCATACTATGGCTATATGATGGCCTTGGACTATATAAAAGAAGGTTGCGTGAAATAATATGTTTAAAAATGTAATAAAAGGAGCATTAATAGGAGTTGCCAATGTTATTCCCGGAATATCAGGGGGGACATTGGCACTTATTTTAGGTATATATGAAAAACTCACAGAGTCTATAGGTGAATTCTTTAATGTAACTCATAAGAAAAAGTTAGAATATATTATCTTCCTTTCTCAAATTATGATAGGTGCAGGGGTAGGCATACTTATTTTTGCAAAATTAGTTGAGTACTTATTTAAAAATCACTATGAGGGGACGAGCTTTT from uncultured Ilyobacter sp. includes these protein-coding regions:
- the aroQ gene encoding type II 3-dehydroquinate dehydratase, whose translation is MLKILVVHGVNLNFLGTREPKIYGTLTLGDINSKIKERALEYGFEIEIFQSNHEGEIVDKIQEHFQKSDYLVINPAAFTHYSIAIRDAILATGIKTIEVHLSNVHSREDFRKKSVIADIAVGQIAGFSYYGYMMALDYIKEGCVK
- a CDS encoding PTS sugar transporter subunit IIA, with product MINIVKITDYISKDLINLDLKAGSKSEVIKELSALIGKSDTITDTAVTHKALVEREELGSTGIGKKVAIPHAKTDAAEKLTIAFGISKKGVDFDSLDEEDVKMFFVFASPLRDSQVYLKVLARISRLIRNEEFRNKLLAVKTPEEVLECIEEEENI
- the recO gene encoding DNA repair protein RecO, whose amino-acid sequence is MKFLSSDGIIIKKLDYGEADRLITIFSRSYGKIQLSIKGIRKSKRRDRNAVELLALSKFIFYRKGERLITTNFDLIDSFWGIRNTIKNIEITMYILSVLNNILVENQRRSVLYDYFLKVINYLNKSDSEIKNHLLVCHFLNKVIQEEGIAFELSEGEYFDVENSKFSNNSGTFFLKLSKLEKNILENISGEKSDGVLKEIRDITVIRKVINILEKYINYHLHTSLDFKHFLGEDLKNDKYS
- the nrdR gene encoding transcriptional regulator NrdR; its protein translation is MKCPFCDSENTRVADSRAYSEGYSIKRRRECNSCGKRFTTYEKVEETPFYVVKKDKSRERFDSEKLMSGLLRATVKRNISREELEVFLMDVEKTIHNSLKNEITTQELGELIMEKLKHFDEVAYVRFASVYMEFDDIKSFIEIVEDIKRK